A stretch of the Mycobacterium shigaense genome encodes the following:
- the acs gene encoding acetate--CoA ligase produces the protein MTATHTEGPSSHPASYPPPADFAEHANAREDVYSEAERDWLAFWAKQANRLSWATPFTEVLDWSEAPFAKWFADGKLNVAYNCVDRHVEAGLGDRVAIHWEGEPGDSRDLTYSDLQVEVSKAANALTELGLVAGDRAAIYLPLIPEAVIAMLACARLGVMHSVVFAGFTAKALRARIADAQAKVLITADGQFRRGKPAPLKDGADEAVAPGPDGPSPVEKVLVVRRTGIDVSWDDDRDVWWHEAVDPASPEHTPQPFDAEQPLFLLYTSGTTGKPKGIVHTSGGYLTQCSYTAHTVFDYKPDSDVFWCTADIGWVTGHTYGVYGPLSNGITEVLYEGTPDSPTQHRHFEIIEKHGVTIYYTAPTLIRTFMKWGREIPDAHDLSSLRLLGSVGEPINPEAWRWYRNVIGADRLPIIDTWWQTETGSAMISPLPGVAAAKPGSAMRPLPGISAKIVDDHGDELVPGIHKGEHVSGYLVLDRPWPSMLRGIWGDPERYVETYWSRFAEQGWYFAGDSAYYDRDGAIWVVGRIDDVMNVSGHRLSSAELESALVGHYGVAEAAVVAKSDETTGQAVCAFVVLCADYEVHDGVVDELRAEVAREISPIAKPREIHVVPELPKTRSGKIMRRLLRDIAEKRDLGDTSTLLDPGVFDAIRTAR, from the coding sequence GTGACCGCCACCCACACCGAAGGCCCGTCGTCCCATCCAGCCTCGTATCCGCCTCCCGCGGACTTCGCCGAGCACGCCAACGCCCGCGAGGACGTCTACAGCGAAGCCGAGCGGGATTGGCTGGCCTTCTGGGCCAAGCAGGCCAATCGCCTGTCCTGGGCGACGCCGTTCACCGAGGTGCTGGACTGGTCGGAGGCGCCCTTCGCGAAGTGGTTCGCGGACGGCAAGCTCAACGTCGCCTACAACTGCGTCGATCGCCACGTCGAGGCCGGCCTCGGGGACCGAGTCGCCATTCACTGGGAGGGCGAACCCGGCGACAGCCGCGACCTGACCTACTCCGATCTGCAGGTCGAGGTGTCCAAGGCGGCCAACGCGCTGACCGAGCTCGGTCTGGTGGCCGGCGACCGCGCCGCCATCTATCTGCCGCTGATCCCGGAAGCCGTGATCGCGATGCTGGCCTGCGCGCGGCTGGGCGTCATGCATAGCGTCGTCTTCGCCGGCTTCACCGCCAAGGCGCTGCGCGCCCGCATCGCCGACGCCCAGGCCAAGGTGCTGATCACCGCCGACGGCCAGTTCCGGCGCGGTAAGCCCGCGCCCCTGAAGGACGGGGCCGACGAGGCAGTGGCGCCGGGACCCGACGGCCCCAGCCCGGTCGAGAAGGTTCTGGTGGTACGCCGCACCGGAATTGATGTGTCGTGGGACGACGACCGGGACGTCTGGTGGCATGAGGCCGTGGATCCCGCCTCGCCCGAGCACACCCCGCAGCCCTTCGACGCGGAGCAGCCGTTGTTCCTGCTGTACACCTCGGGCACCACCGGCAAGCCCAAGGGCATCGTGCACACCAGTGGCGGTTACCTGACCCAATGCTCCTACACCGCGCACACCGTCTTCGACTACAAGCCGGACAGCGACGTGTTCTGGTGCACCGCCGACATCGGCTGGGTCACCGGCCATACCTACGGCGTCTACGGCCCGCTGTCCAACGGGATCACCGAGGTCCTCTACGAGGGCACGCCCGACTCGCCCACCCAGCACCGGCATTTCGAGATCATCGAAAAGCATGGCGTGACAATCTATTACACCGCGCCCACCCTGATCCGGACGTTCATGAAGTGGGGCCGGGAGATCCCCGACGCCCACGATCTGTCCAGCCTGCGGCTGCTGGGCTCGGTCGGTGAGCCGATCAATCCGGAGGCGTGGCGCTGGTACCGCAACGTGATCGGCGCCGACCGACTCCCGATCATCGACACCTGGTGGCAGACCGAGACCGGATCGGCGATGATCTCGCCGCTGCCCGGGGTTGCCGCCGCCAAACCGGGTTCGGCGATGCGACCACTGCCTGGCATCTCGGCCAAGATCGTCGATGACCACGGCGACGAACTGGTGCCGGGCATCCACAAGGGTGAGCACGTCAGCGGCTATCTGGTTCTGGACCGACCCTGGCCGTCGATGCTGCGCGGCATCTGGGGTGATCCGGAGCGATACGTCGAGACCTACTGGTCCCGGTTCGCCGAGCAGGGCTGGTATTTCGCCGGCGACAGTGCCTACTACGACCGCGACGGCGCCATCTGGGTGGTGGGCCGCATCGACGACGTGATGAACGTGTCCGGTCACCGGCTCTCCAGCGCCGAGCTGGAGTCGGCGCTGGTCGGCCATTACGGGGTGGCCGAGGCCGCGGTGGTTGCGAAGAGCGACGAGACCACGGGCCAAGCCGTCTGCGCGTTCGTCGTCCTATGCGCCGACTACGAGGTGCACGACGGGGTCGTCGACGAGCTGCGCGCCGAGGTGGCGCGCGAGATTTCCCCCATCGCCAAGCCGCGTGAGATCCACGTGGTTCCGGAGCTACCCAAGACGCGCAGCGGCAAGATCATGCGCCGGCTGCTGCGCGACATCGCCGAAAAGCGGGACTTGGGTGACACCTCGACGCTGCTGGATCCCGGGGTGTTCGACGCGATTCGGACCGCGAGATAG
- a CDS encoding S1 family peptidase produces the protein MRKAHRWFVAVLLVLHGIPGRAVADDRIPMGGGAGIVINGDTMCTLTTIGGDAAGELIGFTSAHCGGPGAQVAAEAAEGRGVLGVMVAGNDALDYAVIKFDPAKVAPVANYNGFVINGVGPEPVFGQIACKQGRTTGNSCGVTWGPGQDPGTIVMQVCGRPGDSGGPVTVDNLLVGMIHGAFSDNLPTCIIKYIPLHTPAVVMSFNAVLADINAKHRPGAGFVPIPV, from the coding sequence TTGCGGAAGGCGCATCGCTGGTTCGTGGCCGTGCTGTTGGTCCTGCACGGCATCCCGGGCAGGGCCGTTGCCGACGACCGGATCCCGATGGGCGGCGGGGCCGGCATCGTCATCAACGGGGACACGATGTGCACGCTGACGACCATCGGCGGCGATGCCGCGGGCGAGCTGATCGGATTCACCTCCGCGCACTGCGGCGGGCCGGGCGCGCAGGTCGCCGCCGAGGCCGCCGAAGGTCGAGGTGTCCTGGGCGTCATGGTCGCCGGCAACGACGCACTCGACTACGCGGTGATCAAATTCGATCCCGCCAAGGTGGCGCCGGTGGCCAACTACAACGGCTTCGTGATCAACGGCGTCGGTCCCGAACCGGTGTTCGGCCAGATCGCCTGCAAGCAGGGCCGCACCACGGGCAACTCGTGCGGGGTCACCTGGGGGCCCGGCCAGGACCCGGGAACCATCGTCATGCAGGTGTGTGGCCGTCCCGGCGACTCCGGGGGACCGGTGACGGTCGACAATCTGCTGGTCGGGATGATCCACGGCGCGTTCAGCGACAACCTGCCGACCTGCATCATCAAGTACATTCCGCTGCACACTCCGGCGGTGGTGATGTCGTTCAACGCGGTCCTGGCCGACATCAACGCCAAGCACCGGCCCGGTGCGGGATTCGTCCCGATACCGGTCTGA
- a CDS encoding phage holin family protein, which yields MSKPDRTNGVPSTLTTIPLTDPHAGAAEPSIGDLIKDATTQASTLVRAEVELARAEIVRDIKKGLTGSVFFIAALVVLFYSTFFFFFFLAELLDNWLWRWVAFLIVFAIMVVVGAVLGLLGYLKVRRIRGPRDTIESVKETRTALTPGHDKAAPAKLPAPHGRHEKPDSGPDAPAADPSGW from the coding sequence GTGAGCAAGCCCGACCGCACCAACGGTGTGCCCAGCACGCTGACCACGATTCCGTTGACCGACCCGCACGCCGGGGCCGCCGAGCCGTCGATCGGTGATCTGATCAAGGACGCGACCACCCAGGCGTCCACCCTGGTGCGCGCCGAGGTCGAGCTGGCCCGCGCCGAGATCGTCCGCGACATCAAGAAGGGGCTCACCGGCAGCGTGTTCTTCATCGCGGCTCTGGTGGTGCTGTTCTACTCCACCTTCTTTTTCTTCTTCTTCCTCGCCGAGCTACTGGACAACTGGCTGTGGCGCTGGGTGGCCTTCCTGATCGTGTTCGCGATCATGGTCGTCGTGGGGGCGGTGCTGGGGCTGCTGGGCTATCTGAAGGTCCGCCGGATCCGGGGACCACGCGACACCATCGAGTCGGTCAAGGAGACCCGCACCGCGCTCACCCCGGGCCACGACAAGGCCGCGCCTGCCAAGCTCCCCGCGCCGCACGGCAGGCACGAGAAGCCCGACAGCGGCCCCGACGCTCCCGCCGCAGACCCCTCGGGGTGGTAG
- a CDS encoding alpha/beta fold hydrolase codes for MSAPDPSAIRIDGPWRHLDVHANGIRFHVVEALPADHDATTPATSRPLVILLHGFGSFWWSWRHQLRGLTGARVVAVDLRGYGGSDKPPRGYDAWTMAGDAAGLIRALGHSSATLVGHADGGLACWTAALLHSRLVRGIALVSSPHPAALRRSALTRRDQGYALLSTLLRYQLPLWPERVLTRDNAAEIERLVSSRSCAKWVASEDFSQTVGYLRTAIQIPGAAHSALEYQRWAVRSQLRAEGHRYIKSMAQQLGMPLLHLRGDADPYVLADPVDHSQRYAPQGRYLSIAGAGHFSHEEAPDEVNKHLMRFLEQVHGPRVS; via the coding sequence ATGTCGGCGCCCGATCCGTCGGCGATCCGCATCGACGGGCCGTGGCGGCATCTGGACGTGCACGCCAACGGTATCCGCTTCCATGTCGTCGAGGCGCTGCCGGCTGACCACGACGCCACCACCCCGGCCACGTCGCGGCCCCTGGTCATCCTGCTGCACGGGTTCGGGTCCTTCTGGTGGTCCTGGCGTCATCAGCTGCGCGGTCTGACCGGTGCGCGTGTGGTCGCGGTCGACCTGCGTGGCTACGGCGGTAGTGACAAGCCGCCCCGCGGTTACGACGCTTGGACTATGGCCGGTGATGCCGCCGGACTCATTCGCGCACTTGGTCATTCGTCCGCGACCCTAGTCGGTCACGCCGACGGCGGCTTGGCTTGCTGGACCGCGGCGCTGCTGCACTCTCGGCTGGTGCGCGGCATCGCGCTGGTCAGCTCACCGCACCCGGCCGCGCTGCGCCGCTCCGCGCTGACCCGCCGCGACCAGGGTTACGCGCTGTTGTCGACCCTGCTGCGCTATCAGCTGCCACTGTGGCCCGAACGCGTGCTGACCCGCGACAACGCGGCCGAGATCGAGCGCCTGGTCAGCAGCCGAAGCTGTGCTAAATGGGTTGCTTCCGAAGACTTTTCGCAGACCGTCGGCTACCTGCGGACCGCAATTCAGATCCCCGGCGCCGCGCACAGTGCGCTGGAGTATCAGCGCTGGGCAGTGCGCAGCCAACTGCGGGCCGAAGGCCATCGGTACATCAAATCGATGGCACAGCAGCTCGGTATGCCACTGCTGCACCTGCGCGGCGACGCGGATCCCTATGTGCTGGCCGACCCGGTCGACCACAGCCAGCGCTACGCGCCCCAGGGGCGGTACCTATCCATCGCCGGTGCAGGACATTTCAGCCATGAAGAGGCGCCCGACGAGGTGAACAAGCACCTGATGCGGTTCCTCGAACAGGTGCACGGGCCGCGGGTCAGCTGA
- the marP gene encoding acid resistance serine protease MarP, which yields MTPSQWLDVAVLAVAFIAAISGWRSGAMGSLFSFVGVLLGAIAGVLLAPHIVSHIAAPRAKLFTALFLILALVVVGEVAGVVLGRAVRGAIHSRVIRTVDSVIGVGVQLVVVLTAAWLLATPLTQSKDQPELAAAVRGSRVLARVNEVAPPWLKTVPKRLSALLNTSGLPAVLEPFSRTPVIPVASPDPALANNPVVTSVAPSVVKVRSVAPSCQKVLEGSGFVIAPDRVMTNAHVVAGSSSVQIYASGSPLDATVVSYDPSVDIAILSVPNLPPQPLAFAENEAKTGANVVVLGYPGGGNFTATPARIREAIKLSGPDIYRDPTPVTRDVYTIRANVEQGNSGGPLIDMSGHVLGVVFGAAVDDPDTGFVLTADEVAGQLSRIGDTQQVATGVCVS from the coding sequence ATGACGCCGTCGCAGTGGCTGGACGTGGCGGTGCTGGCCGTCGCCTTCATCGCGGCCATCTCCGGTTGGCGCTCGGGCGCAATGGGTTCGCTGTTCTCGTTTGTCGGGGTGCTGCTCGGCGCGATCGCGGGCGTGCTGCTGGCGCCGCACATCGTGAGCCACATCGCCGCCCCGCGCGCCAAGCTGTTCACCGCGCTGTTTTTGATCCTGGCGCTCGTCGTCGTCGGCGAGGTCGCCGGCGTGGTGCTGGGACGGGCCGTGCGCGGCGCGATCCACAGCCGCGTCATCCGCACGGTCGACTCGGTGATCGGCGTGGGCGTTCAGCTGGTCGTGGTGCTGACCGCGGCGTGGCTGCTCGCCACACCGCTGACCCAGTCCAAGGATCAGCCCGAACTTGCTGCGGCAGTGCGGGGTTCGCGGGTGCTGGCCCGGGTCAACGAGGTGGCCCCGCCGTGGCTCAAGACGGTGCCCAAGCGACTCTCGGCGCTGCTGAACACCTCCGGACTGCCCGCGGTGCTGGAACCCTTCAGCCGCACCCCGGTGATCCCGGTCGCCTCACCGGATCCGGCCCTGGCCAACAATCCCGTCGTCACCTCCGTCGCCCCCAGCGTCGTCAAGGTGCGCAGCGTCGCTCCCAGCTGCCAGAAAGTGTTGGAGGGCAGCGGGTTTGTGATCGCGCCCGATCGGGTGATGACCAACGCGCATGTGGTGGCCGGGTCCAGCAGCGTGCAGATCTACGCCAGCGGCAGCCCGCTGGACGCGACGGTGGTGTCCTACGACCCGTCTGTCGACATCGCGATCCTGTCCGTGCCGAACCTGCCGCCGCAGCCGCTGGCCTTCGCCGAGAACGAGGCGAAGACCGGTGCCAACGTCGTGGTGCTTGGCTACCCGGGCGGCGGCAATTTCACCGCGACCCCGGCCCGCATCCGCGAGGCCATCAAGCTCAGCGGTCCCGATATCTACCGGGATCCGACACCGGTCACCCGCGACGTGTACACCATCAGAGCCAATGTGGAGCAGGGCAATTCGGGTGGTCCGCTGATCGACATGAGCGGTCATGTGCTTGGCGTGGTCTTCGGCGCTGCCGTGGACGACCCCGACACCGGTTTCGTGTTGACCGCCGACGAGGTGGCCGGTCAGCTCTCCAGAATCGGTGACACGCAACAGGTGGCGACGGGCGTCTGCGTCAGCTGA
- a CDS encoding NUDIX hydrolase, with protein MSAGGTSPHAGGTPTRARVPLTDDCPSWLRPLVDNVGQIPEALRRRLPPDVWEMVTAARTTASSPAGNQREAAVLVLFSGPESGPAGGGVPDEADLLLTVRASSLRHHAGQAAFPGGAADPGDDGPVATALREANEETGIDVDRLHPLVTMERTFIAPSQFEVVPVLAYSPDPGPVSVVNEAETAIVSRVPVRAFVNPDNRLMVYRGDLGHRWAGPAFLLNQMLVWGFTGQVISAVLDVAGWAQPWDTDDLRELDEAMQLVGDHGGAR; from the coding sequence GTGAGTGCTGGGGGTACGTCCCCGCACGCGGGAGGGACCCCCACCCGCGCGCGGGTTCCTCTGACAGACGACTGCCCGTCCTGGCTGCGCCCGCTGGTGGACAACGTCGGACAGATCCCCGAAGCGCTGCGCCGCCGGCTGCCGCCGGACGTGTGGGAGATGGTGACCGCGGCCAGGACCACGGCCTCCTCGCCTGCCGGCAACCAGCGTGAGGCCGCTGTGCTGGTGTTGTTTTCGGGCCCGGAGTCCGGACCGGCCGGCGGCGGCGTTCCCGACGAGGCCGACCTGCTGCTCACCGTGCGTGCGTCGTCGCTACGGCACCACGCGGGCCAGGCGGCGTTCCCCGGCGGGGCAGCCGACCCGGGCGACGACGGGCCCGTCGCCACCGCGCTGCGGGAAGCCAACGAAGAGACCGGAATCGACGTCGACCGGCTGCATCCCCTGGTCACCATGGAGCGAACCTTCATCGCGCCGTCGCAGTTCGAGGTCGTCCCGGTGCTGGCGTATTCGCCCGATCCCGGGCCGGTGTCCGTCGTCAACGAGGCCGAGACGGCGATCGTCTCGCGGGTTCCCGTGCGCGCCTTCGTCAATCCGGACAATCGGCTGATGGTGTATCGCGGCGATCTCGGCCATCGCTGGGCCGGCCCGGCGTTCCTGCTGAATCAGATGCTGGTGTGGGGATTCACTGGCCAGGTGATCTCGGCCGTTCTCGACGTCGCGGGCTGGGCGCAGCCCTGGGACACCGACGACCTGCGTGAGCTGGACGAGGCCATGCAGCTGGTCGGCGATCACGGCGGCGCGCGATGA
- a CDS encoding TlpA family protein disulfide reductase, with translation MTSRTRWTVAILAVVAALIAALAIQLRDSGQPADGSRPTADREHRDADTPAALAGARARANLAPCPAARTDAGPAALRGVSAECAADGSTVDVARALAGRRVVLNLWAYWCAPCAAELPAMAEYQRRVGSDVVVVTVHQDENETAALLRLAELGVRLPTLQDGRRSIAAALRVVNVVPATVVLRSDGSVAQTLLRDFATADEIAAAVGHDF, from the coding sequence GTGACTTCCAGAACCCGGTGGACTGTCGCGATCCTGGCGGTGGTGGCAGCGCTGATCGCGGCGCTGGCGATCCAATTGCGCGACAGCGGTCAGCCGGCCGACGGCTCGCGGCCAACGGCCGACCGGGAACACCGCGACGCCGACACCCCCGCCGCGCTTGCCGGAGCGCGGGCCCGCGCGAACCTGGCGCCGTGCCCGGCCGCCCGGACCGATGCCGGGCCCGCGGCGCTGCGCGGGGTCAGTGCCGAATGCGCCGCCGACGGATCGACCGTCGACGTGGCGCGCGCGCTGGCCGGGCGGCGCGTGGTGCTGAATCTGTGGGCCTATTGGTGCGCGCCGTGCGCAGCCGAACTGCCCGCGATGGCGGAGTATCAGCGGCGGGTCGGTTCCGACGTCGTGGTGGTGACGGTGCACCAAGACGAGAACGAGACGGCAGCGTTGCTGCGGCTGGCCGAGCTGGGAGTTCGGCTGCCCACCCTGCAGGACGGTCGGCGCTCGATCGCGGCCGCATTGCGGGTCGTAAATGTGGTGCCCGCGACGGTGGTGCTGCGGTCGGACGGTAGCGTTGCGCAGACGCTGCTGCGGGATTTCGCGACTGCCGACGAGATCGCGGCGGCGGTCGGACATGACTTTTGA
- the nth gene encoding endonuclease III: MNRVLAQAFPDAHCELDFTTPLELTVATILSAQSTDKRVNLTTPALFARYRSAVDYAQADRSELEELIRPTGFFRNKAASLIGLGQALVERFDGEVPAGMTDLVTLPGVGRKTANVILGNAFGVPGITVDTHFGRLVRRWGWTTEEDPVKVEHAVGELIERKEWTLLSHRVIFHGRRVCHSRKPACGVCLLAKDCPSYGLGPTDPLLAAPLVQGPEAEHLLALVGL, from the coding sequence ATGAATCGCGTACTCGCGCAGGCTTTTCCGGACGCCCACTGCGAGCTGGATTTCACCACCCCGCTGGAGCTGACGGTCGCCACCATTTTGTCGGCGCAGAGCACCGACAAGCGGGTGAACCTGACGACGCCGGCGCTGTTCGCGCGATATCGGTCGGCGGTGGATTACGCGCAGGCGGATCGGTCCGAACTGGAAGAACTCATCCGTCCCACCGGCTTCTTTCGTAACAAGGCGGCCTCGCTCATCGGGCTGGGACAAGCCCTGGTCGAACGGTTCGACGGCGAGGTGCCCGCGGGCATGACCGATCTCGTGACGCTGCCCGGGGTGGGCCGCAAGACCGCGAACGTCATCTTGGGCAACGCCTTCGGTGTCCCCGGAATCACCGTCGACACCCACTTTGGGCGACTGGTTCGCAGGTGGGGATGGACGACCGAAGAGGACCCGGTCAAGGTGGAACACGCGGTTGGCGAGCTGATCGAGCGCAAGGAATGGACCCTGCTCAGCCACCGGGTCATCTTCCACGGACGCCGGGTGTGTCACTCCCGCAAGCCCGCGTGCGGGGTCTGCCTGCTGGCCAAGGACTGCCCGTCGTACGGCCTGGGACCCACCGATCCGCTGCTGGCCGCGCCGCTGGTGCAGGGACCCGAAGCCGAGCACCTACTCGCTTTGGTCGGGCTGTAA
- the crp gene encoding cAMP-activated global transcriptional regulator CRP, with protein sequence MDEILARAGIFQGVEPGAVAALTKQLQPVDFPRGHTVFAEGEPGDRLYIIVSGKVKIGRRSPDGRENLLTIMGPSDMFGELSIFDPGPRTSSATTITEVRAVSMDRDALRAWIADRPEIAEQLLRVLARRLRRTNNNLADLIFTDVPGRVAKQLLQLAQRFGTQEGGAMRVTHDLTQEEIAQLVGASRETVNKALADFAHRGWIRLEGKSVLISDSERLARRAR encoded by the coding sequence GTGGACGAGATCCTGGCCAGGGCCGGAATCTTCCAGGGGGTTGAACCCGGCGCAGTCGCAGCACTGACCAAGCAGCTACAACCCGTCGATTTCCCCCGGGGGCACACCGTTTTCGCGGAAGGGGAGCCGGGCGACCGGCTGTACATCATTGTTTCGGGCAAGGTGAAAATCGGTCGGCGCTCACCCGATGGCCGGGAGAACCTGCTGACGATCATGGGCCCGTCGGACATGTTCGGTGAGCTGTCGATCTTCGATCCGGGCCCGCGGACATCCAGTGCCACCACCATCACCGAGGTGCGGGCGGTGTCGATGGACCGCGACGCGCTGCGGGCGTGGATCGCAGATCGTCCCGAGATCGCCGAGCAGTTGCTCCGAGTGCTCGCCCGGCGGCTGCGGCGGACCAACAACAACTTGGCGGACCTCATCTTCACCGACGTGCCCGGCCGGGTGGCCAAGCAGCTGCTACAGCTCGCCCAGCGCTTCGGCACCCAGGAGGGGGGCGCCATGCGCGTCACCCATGACCTGACCCAGGAGGAAATCGCCCAGCTGGTGGGCGCCTCACGGGAAACGGTGAACAAGGCGCTGGCCGATTTCGCCCATCGCGGCTGGATCCGTCTGGAGGGCAAGAGCGTCCTGATCTCGGACTCCGAGCGGCTGGCTCGCCGGGCGCGGTAG
- a CDS encoding MBL fold metallo-hydrolase, with product MTEAAESPSHPAYGRLRAVTDTASVLLADNPGLLTLEGTNTWVLRGPRSDELVIVDPGPEDDEHIARVAALGRIVLVLISHRHSDHTDGIDKLVELTGATVRSAGSGFLRGLGGHLVDGEVIDAAGLKIKVMATPGHTADSLSFLLDDAVLTADTVLGRGTAVLDKEDGSLPAYLESLRRLRGLGRRAVLPGHGPDLADLQSVAQGYLVHRHERLEQVRGALRELGEEVSARQIVEHVYVDVDEKLWDAAEWSVQVQLDFLRG from the coding sequence GTGACCGAAGCCGCCGAGTCGCCGAGCCATCCCGCATACGGCAGGTTGCGGGCGGTAACCGACACGGCCTCGGTCCTGCTGGCTGACAATCCGGGGTTGCTGACCCTGGAGGGCACCAACACCTGGGTGCTGCGCGGCCCGCGCAGCGACGAGCTGGTGATCGTCGATCCGGGGCCGGAGGACGACGAACACATCGCCCGGGTTGCCGCGCTCGGCCGCATCGTGTTGGTGCTGATCAGCCACCGGCACAGCGACCACACCGATGGCATCGACAAGCTGGTCGAGCTCACCGGGGCGACCGTGCGCTCGGCCGGCAGTGGTTTTCTGCGCGGCCTCGGCGGCCACCTGGTCGACGGCGAGGTGATCGACGCCGCCGGGTTGAAGATCAAGGTGATGGCGACGCCCGGCCACACCGCGGATTCGCTGTCGTTTCTGCTCGACGACGCTGTGCTGACCGCGGACACGGTGCTGGGGCGCGGCACTGCCGTCCTCGACAAGGAGGACGGCAGCCTGCCGGCCTACCTGGAATCCCTGCGGCGGCTGCGCGGCCTGGGCCGCCGGGCCGTGTTGCCGGGACACGGACCGGACCTCGCCGATCTGCAGAGCGTCGCGCAAGGTTATCTCGTGCACCGGCACGAGCGGCTGGAGCAGGTGCGTGGCGCGCTGCGGGAGTTGGGCGAGGAGGTCAGCGCCCGCCAGATCGTCGAACACGTCTACGTCGACGTCGACGAGAAGCTCTGGGATGCGGCCGAATGGTCGGTCCAAGTGCAATTGGACTTCCTGCGCGGCTGA
- a CDS encoding RidA family protein — protein sequence MTASERLAQLGVQLPDVVPPLASYLPAQRTGNLVYTAGQLPMQSGKLAGTGKVGAEVSPEDGKALARLCALNALAAVHSLVGIDSVTQVVKVVGFVASAPGFTGQPGVINGASDLLAEVFGDAGSHARSAVGVAELPLDAPVEVELIVEIG from the coding sequence ATGACCGCGTCAGAGCGGCTTGCCCAGCTCGGTGTCCAACTTCCCGACGTGGTTCCGCCACTCGCCTCGTATCTGCCGGCACAGCGCACCGGCAACCTGGTCTACACGGCGGGGCAGCTGCCGATGCAGAGCGGCAAGCTGGCGGGCACCGGCAAGGTCGGCGCCGAGGTCAGCCCCGAGGATGGCAAGGCGCTGGCGCGCCTGTGCGCGCTGAACGCGTTGGCGGCAGTGCATTCGCTGGTCGGCATCGACTCGGTGACGCAGGTGGTCAAGGTCGTCGGATTCGTCGCCTCGGCACCCGGATTCACCGGGCAGCCGGGCGTCATCAACGGTGCCTCTGACCTGCTCGCCGAGGTGTTCGGCGATGCCGGTAGCCACGCCCGCTCGGCCGTCGGGGTTGCCGAACTGCCACTGGACGCTCCGGTGGAGGTCGAGCTGATCGTGGAGATCGGCTGA
- a CDS encoding DUF4177 domain-containing protein, whose protein sequence is MSQPTAWEYATVPLLTHATKQILDQWGEDGWELVAVLPGPTGEQHVAYLKRPK, encoded by the coding sequence ATGAGCCAACCGACCGCGTGGGAGTACGCCACGGTCCCCCTGCTGACGCATGCCACCAAGCAGATCCTCGACCAGTGGGGCGAGGACGGCTGGGAACTGGTCGCGGTGCTGCCCGGGCCCACCGGCGAACAACACGTGGCCTACCTCAAGCGCCCCAAGTAA
- a CDS encoding ArsA family ATPase yields MANTSSGGSLVGWPARLSKARLHFVSGKGGTGKSTIAAALALTLAAGGRKVLLVEVEGRQGIAQLFDVPPLPYEEVKIATAERGGQVNALAIDIEAAFLEYLDMFYNLGIAGRAMRRIGAVEFATTIAPGLRDVLLTGKIKEAVVRVDKNRLPVYDAVVVDSPPTGRISRFLDTTKAVSDLAKGGPVHSQADGVVKLLHSDQTAIHLVTLLETLPVQETMEAIEELSELELPIGSVIVNRNIPSYLEPGDLAKAAEGDVDADSVRAGLKMAGIELDDTDFAGLLTETIQHATRIAARAETAQQLDALRVPRLELPAISDGVDLGSLYELSESLAQQGVR; encoded by the coding sequence GTGGCAAACACATCGAGCGGCGGCAGCCTGGTCGGCTGGCCCGCACGCCTGTCGAAGGCCCGACTGCATTTCGTCAGTGGCAAAGGCGGCACCGGTAAGTCGACGATCGCGGCCGCGCTGGCGCTGACCCTGGCCGCCGGCGGACGCAAGGTCCTTCTCGTGGAAGTCGAGGGCCGCCAGGGGATTGCGCAACTGTTCGACGTTCCGCCGCTGCCTTACGAAGAGGTCAAGATCGCGACGGCCGAGCGAGGCGGCCAGGTCAATGCGCTGGCTATCGACATCGAGGCCGCGTTTCTGGAATACCTCGACATGTTCTACAACCTCGGTATCGCCGGGCGCGCGATGCGCCGCATCGGCGCGGTCGAGTTCGCCACGACGATAGCCCCCGGCCTGCGCGACGTGTTGCTCACCGGCAAGATCAAAGAAGCGGTGGTGCGGGTCGACAAGAACAGGCTTCCGGTCTACGACGCGGTGGTCGTCGACTCCCCACCGACGGGCCGCATCTCGCGCTTCCTGGACACCACGAAGGCGGTGTCCGACTTGGCCAAGGGTGGGCCGGTGCACTCGCAGGCCGACGGCGTGGTGAAGTTGCTGCACTCCGACCAGACCGCCATCCACCTGGTGACGTTGTTGGAGACGCTGCCGGTGCAGGAAACCATGGAAGCCATCGAGGAACTCTCCGAGCTGGAGCTGCCGATCGGCAGCGTGATCGTCAATCGCAACATCCCGTCGTACCTGGAGCCCGGCGACCTGGCGAAGGCCGCCGAGGGCGATGTCGACGCAGACTCGGTGCGGGCCGGGTTGAAGATGGCCGGCATCGAGCTCGACGACACCGATTTCGCCGGGTTGCTCACCGAGACCATCCAGCACGCGACGCGAATCGCCGCCCGCGCCGAGACCGCCCAACAACTCGACGCGCTGCGGGTGCCGCGACTTGAGCTGCCCGCCATCTCCGACGGCGTCGATCTGGGCAGCCTCTACGAACTTTCGGAATCGCTTGCGCAGCAAGGAGTTCGATGA